Genomic DNA from Solanum dulcamara chromosome 4, daSolDulc1.2, whole genome shotgun sequence:
tttttttcttttgcaagAAATAAGGCCTTACAAGTTACAGAGGCAAAAACAAAAGGTCAGAATGTGATTTGATGTCTCGTAATCCTTTCTCTATATGATTTGATGTAAAATTTTATAGAACCTATGAATATTACTTTTGTTATTAAGAACATACAAAAATCTGCATAAAGTCGAGAAGAGAAAGATGAAAATAAGGTGCACATTAAAAAGTAAACACAAGAAAGATTTGAGAGATTGTTATGATAGCAATATATCTAGTGGATCTTGGGAGGGTGGTGTGAACACAACTTTGCCCTATGGAGTTTGAGAGACTTGAGAAATTGtttaagaaaaatttaaaaaattacatgaAACATAGGAGATGTTGCAAAAGAGAACAAAAGAAGTTATATAAGGTTTAGCCAAACTCCAATGGAAAATATCATGAGCCAATAATCCTATGTATTTGTCAACATGCCATTCTATTTTTCCTGATATATGTATAATGTGTTCATATTTAATAAGAGTATCTTCTATAACCAATCAGTAGGACTCCAAACTATTAGCTATAAACCATAGCATGTTACAAAATGTGTGGCAGAATGAAACTACTTCGCCAAGCTAACTCTGACTCTCCAGAAGTTAAGCTTGTTCTCTGAACTTCTTGTAAATATCGCCTTTATAGAACTTTCTTGTTCTAAGCACCAGAATGTATGATACAATGCACCCTACAAAACTTGCTGCAGCAATTATCAGAAAAGAAGACCTGTAACACTCGATACCGATGCATGTCAAATGATCCCCGGGCTTCCTTAAAAGTCCCAAGGCTGCCATTTGCCTCAAAGCTTCCTTGTCATAGAAATGACCAACCAATCTAACATTGAATACATAAGCTCCAATAGGGCTGGCTGCACCGCCAAAATTGAGCAGTGTAGCATAGTGTTTTAGGCCAAAAAGttctgatatgatggaaaatatcAAAGGTGCCATAGCTCCAAAGCAAAACCCAAGTATAGCCAATGCAACATCAAGAACACTTGGAACTCCCATAGCTATAAGAATATGGCCAAAGCAAGATAAAAGGAGCACAAAAGTAAGCATCAATGGACGAGGTACTTTATACTTTGTCAAGAAAATCTCGGAGACAAAGCCAGAGACTACTCTTCCAAGATAACCCCATATACTCACTAGTGAAGTAAACGTTGCAATACTCGTGTTAGGATATCCTAATGCCTTACCAATTTGACCTATGTTATCAATAGCAGTCAACGTTCCACCAGCTCCAAAGATAGTAGTAATAAACAAAATCAACATATCAATGCTCAAAAGTGCTTGCAAAATTGTATAATCTTCACCTCTCTCCGGTGGCTTAAACACGTTCTTGAACCATAAAACTTCTTTTCCCTGACTTCTCGAAGGTAACTTCCCTTGCTCTAGTCCTTTCAACGGCGTAAAATCATCCAAAACTTGTTTCCTATTCTTCCCAATTTTCAATTCTTCTCTGATTACAATAACTATAGGTGCAAACAACAAAAGCAACATGATACACGAACTCAATCTATATTCAACTAAAGTGAAAGCTACCCTATTTTGCAAAATGGTGATCATTAACAAAAATCCAGCAAGACTAAGTGATATATAAAGTAGCTGATAAAAAATCTTGACCTCATTTTCTTGACGATTAACGCCTTTCATAACCCTAACATATTTAAGCAAAGTACAACAAACAAATGGTGGAAGCCAAGCAATTAACAACACTAAAGATTTCCCATTATTCCCATAAATAGCATGAAACAATTGTGTTATAATTGCACCACTTAAACCAACAAAACCCTTtaacaatccaatcacaattcccCTGCTTTCTGGGAAATTCTTGACACAAGTTACTAAAGCACCAGTATTAGTAAAAGTTTGAGAATTAGCACCAATCATTAAACATAAACACATTTGCCAAACCTGGGGTTTGACTAATTCATCACCGTTGACTGCTAACCATAAGTAAATATACCCAGAAAAATTCATGAATGACCCAATTAGAAGAACAACCCATGGTGGACAAACTTCATTAATTAAGCCAGCGATGATTCCTACATTTGCACCAACATCCTTAAAGAATGATAACAAATTTAAGGTTGTTTGATCATAACCCAATGAAGATTTGACATGTTGTGAATAAAGACCAAATAAGTAAGTGCCACCAGAAACAGACAAGATCAACATTGAAGCGAAAACAGTGAACCATCGGCCATTGAGGGGGACTGAGTTTTTACCCCAATTTTTCAAACTGAAATCTGCCGTCATCTGTTAGAtcggacaattttttttttctgcgTTTCGATCTGTAGCCACCAGCCGTTTGGTCAATGGCTTTGGAGTTTCCATTTCCATGGAAAAGTTTAGTATTTTATAAGTTGGTTAGGGGTTAAAAATTAGAAAAGTCATGGGTCATTTAGTATGTGGAATGgggtaattaaaaataaaaatatttcatttaataattttatcattatgatggaataaaataattttggaattaattaataaaaaaattgaatcaaacTTCTGAAACGATAAAAAATTGAAGTTAATCAAAAAATTAAGAGCGTATCGGACATTATTCCTTACGCAATTAATTGAATTAAAAGGAAGACGCACAAGGCCTTGCACGTTTCCTATTGTGTGGATCCTCTATTttgtgtaaaaaatattttcttctttagcGAACACACCCATGATCAATATTGATTTGTCCACATATATTTAGTAGtctctactcctattgataGTCCAGTTTCAAAGTTAGGGTGGGCGactttcagaaaaataaaaagtagtTTAAGTACTAGAGAGTGGAAATATTAAGACCATTAAGAGTATGAACAGTAGTTACTTGTTTTTACCCCTCATCGAGTATGATTAAGAAAACAAGCAGAGAACAAAGGTATAATTCGAGCCAATCAAGTAGAAGAAAATCATACCTTTCTCGGTCTTTTCGCTAAGATGAAATGTAGTGCTTATTTTTTATCGGGTTTATATTTGATATGTGAGTCATTAAACTCTTACAAAGAAGAGGAAATTGCTTAAATGTCAAATATGAGTGTAATTACTAGATTATATGTTGCCTTACATAATCAATAATGTATTTACTTTATTGTAACTTgagtatttatattttatgttgaCAAAAATATAGTGAACATTTGGaattataattaatatgatACTATAATGTTCACGTGTGCAATGAATATATTGGTAAAACATAATtaactttgatttttttatccgtaatatttattttttatgaaagtAAATTGACAATTCCAATTAAGATAAAGAGGTTTCTTTTATCAAACGAAGatgagattaattttttttattgtaataaaatgtaatttatcttattttttgaaTAACTTTCCAAGTGTGGAGATTTTTGTGTAAAAGAAAATGGAGCCTAATTAAATATAACGGCTATATTTCTTCGAATTTGAAAAGAGGCCATAGACGTCGCTTTAAAGTCCATCACAGCTCTCACCCCAAATTCTTCACTCCACAATTCTCATTTTCTCTGCAAATTCACACACAGAATAAGAGAAATTCTTCAAGGTGCCcttcttttatctttcttttgtggttttaattttctgaatttcaattaattttcTTGCTCTATTTGATTTGTAATATCATTTAGATTCTTTTCTGGGTTCAAGTAGATTTTAGGGCTTGTTATCTGTTGAGTATTGGAATGAATCTTTTGGAATTACTTGTAATTTTGAATTCATTTCAAGATTTGATATCTTTTTCAGTTTCAAGAATTTTATGTGAAGCCAATCCCAACTGTTGCTTACTTGTTATAATCTTTGTTTTCTTGGGAAATTTGTTACTGAAAACTAGAAATAAAGAATTCACAAGATTGGgaaatttttaaatgatttcaAAAATAGAACAGAATTTGATGTCTCCATCTGAGTTTTTTGCAGAATTGTCGTAAAGATGAATGACCTGATGACGAAATCATTCTTAAGTTATGTGGAATTGAAGAAGCAGGCTATGATGGATCTTGAAGCAGGGACTGATATTGAAATGGGTCAACTCGACCCGACTGATGAAAGAAACCTCTCAAAATTCTTTGAACAAGTTGCTCTTATTAAGTCTGATATGGAAGAAATTAACAATCTTCTTGTCAATCTTCAAGACCTTAATCGAAATACCAAGTCAGCCCCGAGTGCCAAAATTCTTCAAGGCCTTAGAGATCAGATTAACTCTGACATTATTACTGTTCTTAGGAAGGCGAAAATTATCAAAACAAGACTTGAATTGCTTGATAAATCCAATCTTGACAACCGTGGCGTATCAGCAGCGTATAAAGAGGGAAGCCCCATTGATCGAACGAGGATTTCAGTGACTAATGGTTTGAGAATTAAACTGAGGGACATGATGAATGATTTACAGTGCTTAAGGGGAAACATTGTAGCAGAACACAAAGAAGGCCTAAGGAAACAGTATAGTAATACTAACGGGAAGGAACCGAGTGAGGAAGTGATTGAAAAGATGATGCAAGAAAGGGTTCTTGTGGGTAAAGTAGAGAACCAGGAAAGGCATGAAGCTGTAAAAGAGATACAGAAAAGCTTGGTTGAGCTGCACCAAGTGTTTCTTGATATGGCTGTCATGGTTGAGACACAAGGTGATCAGATGAACAATATTGAGCAAAATGTAGTTAATGCTGGTGGATATGTGAATTATGGGATGAAGGAGTTAGATCGTGCTAATCGAATGAAGAGGAGGAGGACTTGGGCTTTTTGGATTGGCGCGTTGGTGCTGGTTTTCTTGTTGCTATGCCTTATTGCAATTCTATTTTGAATTCAGGCTTTGGGGCTctctattgtttttttttccagtaCATTGAGCTTTCGTTTCTTCTCCGATGGCTATTTGGAATTTAATGGGGCCAATTTATGTGATGAATTTATGTTCATCAACTGTTTGTATGTAAAATagattgaaaatgatacatTACATTTGGATATTGCAATATAATTTGATCAAGATTTTTTCCTTATGTCTCTGCTATCCCTTACATTTTGTATTTTGTTATGTCATTTACAAGGCCAGTGTTGGATAAACGGACCTTATCAGTTTCGTTtccttattatatatatttccttCGATAGACTGATGATTTATCAGTTAGACACTTAACTTAGAGAGTGCATGATTTTTGTAGGTAAAGATCTAAAACTATAATTACTGAAATTGAATAACCAAATTAATATTCTGATATAATACAGTAAATAATCACATTGTGAAATTAATATACTAGGATagtttcaatttcaattttccCCAGTAGGAGTGGCAAGATTTGTTGAGGCTAATCTCTTGAAATGGGTGGGTGCGGGCCTTAACCAACTTCGCCCGCCAATCATATTCTTGGTCAGAAATGGTGCGGCTTCCTCGTTGGATAGGCTACGTGACCAGCCCACCCTCTTTGATCTATTAGCCCCTGCTCCATAACACTTGTATTCACCATAGTATGCAGTGCTGCCATATAAATACAAACAAATTATAACCGTCAAATACAGAAATGGTA
This window encodes:
- the LOC129885442 gene encoding uncharacterized protein LOC129885442, which codes for MTADFSLKNWGKNSVPLNGRWFTVFASMLILSVSGGTYLFGLYSQHVKSSLGYDQTTLNLLSFFKDVGANVGIIAGLINEVCPPWVVLLIGSFMNFSGYIYLWLAVNGDELVKPQVWQMCLCLMIGANSQTFTNTGALVTCVKNFPESRGIVIGLLKGFVGLSGAIITQLFHAIYGNNGKSLVLLIAWLPPFVCCTLLKYVRVMKGVNRQENEVKIFYQLLYISLSLAGFLLMITILQNRVAFTLVEYRLSSCIMLLLLFAPIVIVIREELKIGKNRKQVLDDFTPLKGLEQGKLPSRSQGKEVLWFKNVFKPPERGEDYTILQALLSIDMLILFITTIFGAGGTLTAIDNIGQIGKALGYPNTSIATFTSLVSIWGYLGRVVSGFVSEIFLTKYKVPRPLMLTFVLLLSCFGHILIAMGVPSVLDVALAILGFCFGAMAPLIFSIISELFGLKHYATLLNFGGAASPIGAYVFNVRLVGHFYDKEALRQMAALGLLRKPGDHLTCIGIECYRSSFLIIAAASFVGCIVSYILVLRTRKFYKGDIYKKFREQA
- the LOC129884480 gene encoding syntaxin-112-like translates to MNDLMTKSFLSYVELKKQAMMDLEAGTDIEMGQLDPTDERNLSKFFEQVALIKSDMEEINNLLVNLQDLNRNTKSAPSAKILQGLRDQINSDIITVLRKAKIIKTRLELLDKSNLDNRGVSAAYKEGSPIDRTRISVTNGLRIKLRDMMNDLQCLRGNIVAEHKEGLRKQYSNTNGKEPSEEVIEKMMQERVLVGKVENQERHEAVKEIQKSLVELHQVFLDMAVMVETQGDQMNNIEQNVVNAGGYVNYGMKELDRANRMKRRRTWAFWIGALVLVFLLLCLIAILF